One stretch of Weissella koreensis KACC 15510 DNA includes these proteins:
- a CDS encoding LysR family transcriptional regulator, translating into MDIKKLEIFLNLSKTMNYSETAAQLFTTQGNISKQIITLEKELGTSLVDRSHRQIKLTSAGKIVTQMAPKIVSEFQNMQQKIQQNKQYVDQLLRIVTVPSVANYRGLELIINFHMQYPEIKLDLTEVEGDHVLDTLKNGGTGVVFARDFGILQNQYDSVITEEDCFVCLLPKDHPLAHQKTVALADLSQENFLLLGRETMLYDHVINLTKKAGFEPRVSYDGRQLKIILNMIEKGIGIAIVMDKSVDLPSDGSIIKRPIDLSENSQMLFMRNYNVKYPKAVELFWNFLQTN; encoded by the coding sequence ATGGATATTAAAAAATTAGAGATTTTTTTGAATCTCTCAAAAACAATGAATTATTCAGAAACGGCAGCACAACTTTTTACAACACAAGGGAATATTTCAAAGCAGATTATAACTTTGGAAAAGGAATTGGGAACTAGTTTAGTCGACCGAAGTCATCGACAAATTAAGTTAACTTCAGCTGGAAAAATTGTGACGCAAATGGCCCCTAAAATTGTATCTGAATTTCAAAATATGCAACAAAAAATTCAACAAAATAAACAATATGTAGACCAACTATTAAGAATCGTGACGGTTCCGTCTGTCGCAAATTATCGAGGATTGGAATTAATTATTAATTTTCATATGCAGTATCCGGAAATAAAGTTAGATTTAACCGAGGTTGAAGGAGATCACGTTTTAGATACCTTAAAAAATGGTGGGACTGGTGTTGTTTTTGCGCGCGACTTTGGAATTTTACAAAATCAATATGATAGTGTCATAACTGAGGAGGATTGCTTTGTCTGTTTATTACCCAAGGATCATCCTTTAGCACATCAAAAAACGGTTGCGTTAGCTGATTTATCACAAGAAAACTTTTTATTATTGGGTCGGGAGACCATGCTTTATGATCATGTAATTAATTTGACAAAAAAAGCAGGATTTGAACCACGAGTTAGTTACGACGGCCGACAACTTAAAATCATTTTGAATATGATTGAAAAAGGAATTGGTATCGCGATTGTTATGGATAAAAGTGTTGACCTACCTAGTGATGGGTCGATTATAAAACGCCCAATTGATCTCAGTGAAAATAGTCAAATGTTATTTATGCGAAATTATAATGTAAAGTATCCAAAAGCAGTTGAGCTTTTTTGGAATTTTTTACAAACCAACTAA
- a CDS encoding sulfite exporter TauE/SafE family protein, whose product MFYLILIIAGIFSGIFASVAGMASIVSYPVLMALGYSPVMANVLSTGSLVLSGLGSVTSSYNLIKKNIKITIGIVISALLGGALGSYLLISLPKDNFEHLVPYFVLLSAILLFFSGRLSNITNNIKKINGKRYLVILIASLLVGIYIGYFGSGAGLMLVSVLLLLIPASFVEINAIKNFTTMMTNLLSLIIYQANVSVEWSTIIVMGIGMFIGGYVGPKIMLYFPDRLLKLFVGICAVLLAIYLFFNN is encoded by the coding sequence ATGTTTTATTTAATACTTATAATAGCGGGAATATTTTCGGGAATATTTGCATCAGTTGCCGGTATGGCATCGATAGTATCATATCCGGTATTAATGGCACTTGGATATTCACCAGTAATGGCGAATGTTTTGAGTACTGGATCGTTAGTTTTATCAGGATTAGGATCGGTGACTTCATCATATAACTTAATTAAAAAAAATATTAAAATTACTATTGGAATTGTTATATCAGCTTTATTGGGTGGCGCGTTGGGAAGTTATTTACTTATATCGTTACCTAAAGATAATTTTGAACATTTAGTACCATATTTTGTTTTATTATCAGCTATTTTATTGTTTTTTTCAGGTAGATTATCAAATATAACTAATAACATTAAAAAAATAAATGGGAAAAGATATCTAGTAATATTGATAGCTAGTCTATTAGTTGGTATTTATATCGGATATTTTGGATCAGGTGCAGGATTAATGCTTGTTTCAGTTTTATTGTTATTAATTCCAGCCAGTTTTGTCGAAATTAATGCGATTAAAAATTTTACAACAATGATGACTAATCTTTTATCTTTGATTATCTATCAAGCTAACGTTTCTGTTGAATGGAGTACGATAATAGTCATGGGAATTGGTATGTTTATTGGTGGATACGTTGGGCCTAAAATTATGTTGTATTTTCCAGATCGACTCTTAAAACTCTTTGTGGGGATTTGCGCAGTGTTACTAGCTATTTATTTATTCTTTAATAATTAA
- a CDS encoding DUF554 domain-containing protein gives MPTGIIVNGAAIFIGGLIGGLAGHLLSEKFKEEINLIFGISSMVMGIIAIAPAKNMAAVIFAIIIGTALGLVLHFGVWINRGAGLMQRGIAKIAPVKSGMPEEEFMSTLITVIVLFTASGTGIYGSLVNGMTGDSTILISKSILDFFTAIIFAANLGYVVSFIVVPQFIILYILFLLAGVIYPLTNPAMIADFKAVGGALMMATGFRITKIKIFPTADMIPSMILAMPFSWAWMNWILPMLTN, from the coding sequence ATGCCAACAGGAATTATTGTAAATGGAGCTGCTATTTTTATTGGCGGTTTAATTGGGGGACTAGCTGGTCACCTACTTTCAGAAAAATTTAAAGAAGAAATTAATTTGATTTTTGGAATTTCATCTATGGTGATGGGAATTATAGCCATTGCTCCGGCCAAAAACATGGCCGCCGTTATTTTTGCTATCATTATTGGAACCGCACTTGGTTTAGTTCTTCACTTCGGAGTTTGGATTAATCGTGGTGCAGGGTTGATGCAACGTGGAATTGCTAAAATTGCTCCTGTTAAATCGGGAATGCCTGAAGAAGAATTCATGTCAACTTTAATCACCGTCATTGTTCTATTCACTGCTTCTGGAACGGGAATTTACGGATCATTAGTTAATGGAATGACTGGTGATTCCACGATTTTAATTTCAAAGTCGATCTTAGATTTCTTCACTGCTATTATTTTTGCCGCCAACTTAGGTTACGTTGTATCCTTTATTGTGGTACCGCAATTTATTATTCTTTACATCCTATTTTTACTAGCCGGGGTGATATACCCATTGACCAACCCCGCCATGATTGCTGACTTCAAAGCAGTTGGCGGAGCGCTGATGATGGCAACTGGATTTAGAATAACGAAGATTAAAATTTTTCCAACTGCTGATATGATCCCGTCCATGATATTAGCAATGCCATTTAGCTGGGCTTGGATGAATTGGATTTTACCCATGTTAACAAATTAA
- a CDS encoding DNA alkylation repair protein, translating into MQIKDITIILNELSNEENAAKQKRYLRNQFEFLGISSPKRKLALRDLLKAEKKLNIVDWTLLKQLWDQPQREYQYVVIDYLTAMQKLITFDDLIKIEYFLRTKQWWDSIDGFNRIMSDLGLLDSRLNQVMLQWSQDNDFWIRRVAIDHQLLRKNETNVELLETILLNNLGSSEFFINKSIGWALRNYSKSNPDWVRHFIEKYHAKLAPLSIREASKYL; encoded by the coding sequence ATGCAAATAAAAGATATTACGATAATTTTAAATGAATTATCTAATGAAGAAAATGCAGCAAAACAAAAAAGGTATTTACGCAATCAATTTGAATTTTTGGGTATTTCATCACCAAAACGAAAGCTTGCCTTGCGAGATTTATTAAAAGCGGAGAAAAAACTAAATATAGTTGATTGGACACTTCTCAAACAGCTTTGGGATCAACCTCAGCGCGAATATCAATATGTCGTAATTGATTATTTAACAGCTATGCAAAAATTAATTACATTTGATGATTTGATAAAAATCGAATATTTTCTTAGAACTAAGCAATGGTGGGATTCAATCGATGGATTTAATCGCATCATGAGTGATTTGGGATTATTAGATTCGCGGTTAAATCAGGTCATGTTACAGTGGTCTCAAGATAATGATTTTTGGATTAGACGGGTGGCCATTGATCACCAATTATTACGTAAAAATGAAACTAATGTTGAATTATTAGAGACTATTTTATTAAATAATTTGGGTAGTAGTGAGTTCTTTATTAATAAATCAATCGGTTGGGCGTTGAGAAATTATTCTAAAAGTAATCCTGACTGGGTTCGCCATTTCATAGAAAAATATCATGCAAAACTGGCACCACTAAGTATCAGAGAGGCTAGTAAATATCTTTAA
- a CDS encoding glycoside-pentoside-hexuronide (GPH):cation symporter: MNNGNQVKWPERLAYAMSDFGCNTIFQIVGTYFMVFSTDTMGIKASVVAGLFALTAIIDSIDGVVWGQFIDRTHTKWGKSRPYWLWFSVPFALFCIMSFSAPNLPMTWKIVWIYVAYIGAKVLYSGINIPVTSILPAMTSNPQERVTLSTVRQFFGNLGAAVFLPLTLPAVAFFAGIFDKQNSNPSTSATGWFIWAVILGIVTIICLMTAFKGTRERVVTKDSNRSVPMRESIKALKGNYPWAIIIFINFVYWGSFAIRQSSLPYYFKYVLHNEALGSAVLAGTIITLISTAMVPFFSKRIGKRNTMFIGMVGTAISQVILHFADQMNGNVPMILFGMLVYYISYGLVGALIAVMLSDAVDFGEWKNGIRAEGFVTSFSSFSAKLGMGLGSMLLSAVLAGGGYVAANAGSSAGQTASALDAIRLGFIWIPLIGYVASGLVLLFNNVDKLEPQMVSDLENKHQREAAELS; the protein is encoded by the coding sequence ATGAATAATGGTAATCAAGTTAAATGGCCGGAACGGCTAGCTTATGCCATGTCAGATTTTGGCTGTAATACAATTTTTCAAATTGTAGGAACATATTTTATGGTGTTTAGTACCGATACAATGGGGATTAAAGCCTCAGTTGTTGCTGGACTGTTTGCGTTAACTGCAATTATTGATTCAATTGACGGTGTGGTTTGGGGCCAATTTATTGACCGGACACACACAAAATGGGGAAAGTCTCGTCCTTACTGGCTCTGGTTCTCAGTGCCATTTGCACTATTCTGTATTATGTCATTCTCAGCACCAAATTTGCCAATGACTTGGAAGATTGTTTGGATTTACGTTGCATATATTGGAGCGAAGGTTTTATATTCAGGAATTAATATTCCTGTCACTTCAATTTTGCCAGCCATGACTAGCAATCCACAAGAACGAGTAACCCTTTCAACGGTTCGTCAATTCTTTGGAAACTTGGGTGCAGCGGTTTTCCTACCATTAACTTTGCCAGCTGTTGCATTCTTCGCTGGAATTTTCGATAAGCAAAACTCAAATCCTTCAACCTCAGCAACTGGTTGGTTTATCTGGGCAGTGATTCTTGGAATCGTAACTATAATTTGCTTGATGACAGCTTTCAAGGGAACACGTGAACGTGTGGTAACTAAAGATTCAAATCGTTCAGTACCAATGCGTGAATCAATTAAAGCTTTAAAAGGAAATTATCCTTGGGCAATTATCATTTTCATCAATTTTGTGTATTGGGGAAGCTTTGCCATTCGTCAAAGCTCACTACCATATTACTTCAAATATGTTCTACATAATGAAGCATTGGGAAGTGCGGTACTAGCCGGAACGATCATCACTTTGATTTCGACAGCAATGGTACCATTCTTCTCAAAGCGCATTGGTAAGCGTAATACTATGTTTATCGGGATGGTAGGAACTGCCATTTCACAAGTGATATTACATTTTGCGGATCAAATGAATGGTAATGTTCCGATGATCTTGTTTGGAATGTTAGTTTACTACATCAGTTATGGATTAGTGGGAGCTTTAATTGCCGTAATGCTTTCTGACGCTGTTGATTTTGGAGAGTGGAAGAACGGAATTCGAGCAGAAGGATTCGTAACTTCATTTAGTTCATTTAGTGCCAAGCTAGGAATGGGATTAGGAAGTATGTTACTTTCAGCTGTTTTGGCTGGTGGTGGGTACGTTGCCGCAAATGCCGGATCATCTGCTGGGCAAACTGCATCAGCGCTTGATGCAATCCGGTTAGGATTTATCTGGATTCCATTGATTGGATATGTGGCTTCTGGTTTGGTCTTATTATTCAATAATGTGGATAAGCTAGAACCACAAATGGTTAGTGATTTGGAGAATAAGCATCAGCGTGAAGCTGCAGAATTATCATAA
- a CDS encoding zinc-dependent alcohol dehydrogenase family protein codes for MKATVFIKPGKVEVQNLDKPVIEKETDAIIRVVRACVCGSDLWWYRGISEHESGSAVGHEAIGVVETVGSAVDTIKPGDFVVVPFTHGCGHCAACLAGFDGDCLNRDSHSVGYQAEYLRYDNANWGLVKIPGQPSDYSEEMLNSLLTLSDVMATGYHAAATAEVKPGDTVVVMGDGAVGLCGVIAAKLRGATRIIAMSRHEDRQKLALEFGATDIVAERGDEAVAKVLELTDGGVDAVLECVGNEQSVETALQVGRPGAIVGRVGIPQKAEMNTNRLFRRNIGLRGGIAAVTTYDKATLLDAVLNGEINPGKVFTQSFALDDIQAAYAAMDERKAIKSLVVVADK; via the coding sequence ATGAAAGCAACTGTATTTATTAAACCTGGAAAAGTTGAAGTACAAAACTTAGACAAGCCGGTTATAGAAAAAGAAACTGATGCAATTATTCGTGTAGTTCGTGCGTGCGTGTGTGGATCTGATTTATGGTGGTATCGTGGGATTTCAGAACACGAATCAGGTTCAGCGGTTGGTCATGAAGCAATTGGAGTTGTTGAAACAGTTGGGTCAGCAGTTGATACAATTAAGCCAGGGGATTTTGTTGTAGTTCCGTTTACACATGGATGTGGGCACTGCGCAGCTTGTTTGGCTGGATTTGATGGTGATTGTTTGAATCGTGATAGCCACTCAGTTGGTTATCAAGCTGAATATTTACGTTATGATAATGCAAATTGGGGTCTGGTTAAGATTCCAGGACAACCTAGTGACTATTCTGAGGAAATGTTAAATTCATTGCTAACTTTATCTGATGTGATGGCAACTGGTTATCATGCGGCAGCAACGGCTGAGGTTAAGCCAGGTGATACCGTAGTAGTCATGGGTGATGGTGCGGTTGGTTTGTGTGGAGTTATCGCGGCTAAGTTACGTGGAGCAACACGAATTATTGCTATGAGCCGGCATGAAGATCGTCAAAAATTAGCTCTTGAATTTGGAGCGACTGATATCGTAGCTGAACGTGGTGATGAAGCAGTTGCTAAGGTGCTTGAATTAACTGATGGTGGAGTTGATGCAGTACTTGAATGCGTTGGAAATGAACAATCAGTGGAAACCGCCTTACAAGTTGGCCGCCCAGGAGCTATTGTCGGTCGTGTTGGAATTCCACAAAAGGCTGAAATGAATACAAATCGATTATTCAGACGTAATATTGGCCTCCGTGGTGGAATTGCCGCAGTTACAACATATGATAAAGCTACTTTGTTAGATGCTGTTTTGAATGGTGAAATTAATCCAGGTAAGGTATTTACGCAAAGCTTTGCCTTGGATGATATTCAAGCTGCCTACGCTGCAATGGATGAACGAAAAGCTATTAAATCATTGGTTGTCGTGGCTGATAAGTAA